A portion of the Citrobacter rodentium NBRC 105723 = DSM 16636 genome contains these proteins:
- a CDS encoding phage head morphogenesis protein, giving the protein MAQGIDLGYAATLPSKEAVAYFRAKGAHISWNWFETDADVHARSFTAAKVARLDVLTTLQAEVQRAIDEGISQKEFIRTLTPRLQKLGWWGKQVVVDSDGNAEEVQLGSPRRLALIYNVNTRVAYNAGRYTQMMNNTDTHPFWQYVAVIDSRTRPEHAKLHLLVFRFDDVFWQTHYPPNDWECRCRVRALSAARMKAMGLTVSYGASYMHTHEVDAGTDKASGELFRTTSTTFDNGRVKMTPGVGWSYNPGSAAFGTDQALIRKLIEVKSPALREMVVQEMNNSPERQLAFRIWAKNIMKTRRGGNDIRTLGFMTESIAQAVESRTGTPPARLLAMSGKNVLHADSVKHQNDGIALMPEDFGRLPAMLAKPKAVLWDKRHNNLMYIVENKDGSVQIAVNAPYSLKRQPDKLDVIVNAYRVINMDKLKSDIRGGMLEVLEGQID; this is encoded by the coding sequence ATGGCTCAGGGGATTGATTTAGGTTATGCCGCCACGCTTCCCTCAAAAGAGGCGGTGGCATACTTCCGCGCCAAAGGAGCGCATATCAGCTGGAACTGGTTCGAAACAGACGCGGATGTGCACGCCCGCTCATTCACGGCAGCAAAAGTGGCACGGCTGGACGTACTGACCACACTACAGGCGGAAGTGCAGCGGGCCATTGATGAGGGAATTTCACAGAAAGAATTTATCCGCACGCTGACGCCACGCCTGCAAAAGCTGGGATGGTGGGGAAAGCAGGTGGTGGTGGACAGCGACGGTAACGCGGAAGAAGTGCAACTGGGCAGTCCCCGTCGTCTGGCGCTGATTTACAACGTGAACACCCGTGTGGCTTACAATGCCGGGCGTTACACGCAGATGATGAACAACACGGACACGCATCCGTTCTGGCAGTATGTGGCCGTCATAGACAGCAGAACGAGGCCAGAACACGCAAAACTGCATCTGCTGGTTTTTCGTTTCGATGATGTATTCTGGCAAACGCATTATCCCCCTAATGACTGGGAATGCCGGTGCCGTGTTCGGGCTTTATCTGCCGCCCGCATGAAAGCCATGGGACTGACAGTCAGCTATGGCGCATCGTATATGCACACCCATGAAGTGGATGCCGGTACAGATAAGGCCTCAGGTGAATTGTTTCGCACCACTTCCACTACGTTTGATAATGGACGAGTGAAAATGACGCCGGGTGTGGGCTGGTCATATAACCCCGGCTCGGCGGCGTTCGGCACAGACCAGGCGCTTATCCGTAAACTGATCGAGGTGAAAAGCCCGGCGTTACGGGAAATGGTGGTGCAGGAGATGAATAACAGCCCGGAGCGGCAGCTGGCGTTCCGCATCTGGGCAAAAAACATCATGAAAACCCGGCGAGGTGGTAACGATATCCGCACGCTGGGCTTTATGACCGAAAGTATTGCTCAGGCGGTGGAAAGCCGGACGGGAACGCCACCGGCCCGTCTGCTGGCGATGAGCGGTAAAAATGTGCTCCATGCGGACAGTGTGAAACATCAGAATGACGGCATCGCCCTGATGCCAGAGGACTTCGGGCGCTTACCGGCAATGCTGGCAAAGCCAAAAGCGGTGCTGTGGGACAAACGGCACAACAATCTGATGTATATCGTGGAAAATAAGGATGGCAGTGTGCAGATTGCCGTTAATGCACCGTACAGTCTGAAACGTCAGCCCGACAAACTGGATGTGATTGTGAATGCTTACCGGGTTATCAATATGGATAAGCTGAAATCGGATATCCGGGGCGGAATGCTTGAGGTGCTGGAAGGACAAATTGATTAA
- a CDS encoding phage protease, whose translation MKTKNTPKLAYAILNAISLSTDGDGDWCQIMPAGRVKARDGRPEKPAEGWLINRATVERMVSGVVALNQPVKIDYNHQSLIEGHAAPAAGFVMASPENFRFSEERGFEVRPKWNPPAIEHLRNNEFPWFSPVIGYDEITGEPVELRMLAITGDPGLTGMNPVAALSADDLYNALNPPLKDTSMNEQLRQLLTALGLTVADGDEFTPELGTAALSALTGFKTRADAHDTLKTQVASLSAELETAKGTPAGGTIDLTKYVPVETYNALRTEYVALSAQHGSTTLEQLLDKAESEGRIFKSERGYLEQLGGQIGVAALSAQLDARQPVAALTSLQTDTVTVPDKKTATAALSAEDIAAAHLLGKTEAEFLKMKEEMQ comes from the coding sequence ATGAAGACGAAAAACACGCCCAAACTTGCTTATGCCATTCTGAATGCCATCAGCCTGTCCACAGACGGGGACGGTGACTGGTGTCAGATCATGCCAGCCGGTCGGGTAAAGGCCCGTGACGGTCGCCCGGAAAAACCGGCGGAAGGCTGGCTGATTAACCGTGCGACCGTTGAGCGCATGGTATCCGGGGTCGTGGCACTCAATCAGCCGGTGAAGATTGACTATAACCACCAGTCACTGATTGAGGGGCATGCGGCACCGGCTGCCGGTTTTGTCATGGCATCGCCGGAGAACTTCCGTTTCAGTGAAGAGCGGGGTTTTGAAGTGCGTCCGAAGTGGAACCCTCCAGCCATTGAACATCTGCGCAATAATGAGTTTCCCTGGTTTTCCCCGGTGATTGGTTATGACGAAATCACCGGTGAACCTGTTGAGCTTCGGATGCTGGCTATTACCGGTGACCCCGGTCTGACTGGCATGAATCCTGTCGCCGCACTGTCGGCGGATGACCTTTATAACGCCTTAAACCCTCCTTTAAAGGACACCTCCATGAATGAGCAATTACGCCAGTTGCTGACGGCGCTCGGTCTGACCGTGGCTGACGGTGACGAATTTACGCCGGAACTGGGCACGGCGGCGCTGTCTGCCCTTACCGGATTCAAAACCCGTGCGGATGCGCACGACACCCTGAAAACACAGGTCGCCAGCCTGTCGGCAGAGCTGGAAACCGCAAAAGGCACACCGGCTGGCGGCACTATTGATCTGACGAAATACGTGCCCGTTGAGACGTATAACGCCCTGCGTACCGAATACGTTGCGCTGTCGGCGCAGCACGGCAGCACCACGCTGGAGCAGCTGCTGGACAAGGCCGAATCCGAAGGGCGCATCTTCAAAAGTGAACGCGGCTATCTGGAACAACTGGGCGGGCAGATTGGCGTTGCGGCACTTTCTGCACAGCTTGACGCCCGCCAGCCAGTTGCGGCCCTGACCTCTCTTCAGACCGACACCGTGACCGTGCCGGATAAAAAGACTGCCACCGCTGCGCTGTCGGCTGAAGATATCGCGGCCGCCCATCTGCTGGGTAAAACCGAAGCCGAGTTCCTGAAAATGAAAGAGGAAATGCAATAA
- a CDS encoding DUF935 domain-containing protein, whose amino-acid sequence MGRIIDLDGKPFSFDPEMQSTALDIPQIASRYVEHPASGITPNRAAQCLRGAERGDLIAQSDLAADIEEKDTHLFAELGKRRLAIQGVPWSIEPPPNASANEKKDAEMLDEYLHSADWFDAMLFDATDAILKGYSCMEIEHGMLGKMHIIRAIRWRDSGHFCLNPDDLSELRLRDGSHSGVAFQPFGWIVHQSRSRTGYGGATGLVRTLIWPFIFKNYSVRDLAEFLEVYGLPMKVGKYPSGATPEQKSALMRAVMDIGRRTGGIIPAGMSLEFQAAANGQADPFETMISWGERSISKAILGGTLTTEAGDKGARSLGEVHNEVRREIRDSDLRQLAATLNRDLVYPLYALNTTHTIDIRRLPRICFQTKEPGDITKITSAVMQLSTGMDISDPWIREQTGIPQPTPGEAIFRVRQSSNEPAQNDRETPPEKQEKTEQTALAARLPEAKSTPRDELDDMGDAVPARRLQEAIDPVLEPVIDAIRTRGLADALADLPALYREMDDSRLMTLLSDAMFAAEMKGMLDGSGD is encoded by the coding sequence GTGGGACGCATTATTGATCTTGACGGAAAACCTTTCTCCTTTGACCCGGAGATGCAAAGTACCGCGCTGGATATTCCGCAGATTGCCAGCCGTTATGTTGAGCATCCCGCCTCGGGTATCACCCCGAACCGGGCGGCGCAGTGCCTTCGGGGGGCTGAACGTGGCGACCTGATTGCCCAGTCCGATCTGGCGGCTGACATTGAAGAAAAGGACACCCACCTTTTTGCGGAGCTGGGCAAGCGACGTCTTGCCATTCAGGGGGTGCCATGGAGCATTGAGCCGCCACCGAACGCCAGCGCGAATGAGAAAAAGGACGCGGAAATGCTCGACGAATATCTGCATTCCGCAGACTGGTTTGATGCCATGCTGTTTGACGCCACGGATGCCATCCTGAAGGGCTATTCCTGCATGGAAATTGAGCACGGGATGCTCGGTAAAATGCACATCATCCGCGCCATCCGCTGGCGTGACAGCGGGCATTTCTGCCTTAACCCGGATGATTTGAGCGAACTGCGGCTGCGTGACGGCAGCCATTCCGGGGTGGCGTTTCAGCCATTTGGCTGGATAGTGCATCAGTCGCGTTCACGCACCGGCTATGGTGGTGCAACCGGGCTTGTCCGGACGCTTATCTGGCCGTTCATTTTCAAAAACTATTCCGTGCGCGATCTGGCGGAATTTCTGGAGGTGTACGGCCTGCCGATGAAGGTCGGGAAATACCCGTCCGGGGCAACACCGGAGCAGAAAAGTGCCCTGATGCGGGCGGTGATGGATATCGGGCGACGTACAGGCGGGATCATCCCGGCCGGGATGTCGCTGGAGTTCCAGGCGGCAGCGAACGGTCAGGCCGATCCGTTTGAAACCATGATTTCGTGGGGGGAGCGTTCCATCTCCAAAGCAATACTCGGCGGCACGCTGACCACGGAAGCCGGAGACAAAGGCGCGCGCTCACTGGGTGAGGTACATAACGAGGTGCGCCGGGAAATCAGGGATTCTGATTTACGACAGCTGGCTGCAACCCTGAACCGCGATCTGGTGTATCCGCTGTACGCCCTGAACACCACGCACACTATTGATATCCGCCGTCTGCCACGTATCTGCTTCCAGACAAAAGAACCAGGTGATATCACCAAAATCACCAGTGCGGTGATGCAGCTCAGTACGGGGATGGATATTTCTGATCCCTGGATACGTGAGCAGACCGGTATTCCGCAGCCCACGCCCGGTGAAGCCATCTTCCGTGTCCGGCAGAGCAGCAATGAACCCGCACAGAATGACAGGGAAACGCCACCGGAAAAACAGGAAAAGACAGAACAGACGGCGCTGGCTGCCAGACTGCCGGAAGCGAAAAGCACACCGCGTGATGAACTGGACGACATGGGGGACGCGGTGCCTGCCCGCCGCTTACAGGAGGCCATCGATCCGGTGCTGGAGCCGGTCATTGATGCCATCAGAACGCGGGGGCTGGCGGATGCGCTGGCAGACCTGCCTGCCCTTTATCGTGAAATGGATGATTCCCGCCTGATGACGCTGCTCAGTGATGCCATGTTTGCTGCGGAAATGAAGGGGATGCTGGATGGCTCAGGGGATTGA
- a CDS encoding phage virion morphogenesis protein, whose translation MSSIDAAVVVDVTRLQRVFARLQFVGGGKDLARSVAASLLSSSEMAFEQEKEPDGERWHDWSDPYRNWRTRKGYTPGKILTLNGDLARRLTTDYGDTWALIGSNEPYAAIHQWGGLPGMPPGPAAIGARPYMGFDQVAEQEIMDEIRKRFKKATETP comes from the coding sequence ATGTCATCCATTGATGCCGCTGTCGTTGTTGACGTTACGCGTCTCCAGCGGGTGTTTGCCCGACTTCAGTTTGTGGGCGGCGGAAAAGACCTGGCCCGCAGTGTGGCGGCGAGTCTTCTGTCATCGTCAGAAATGGCGTTTGAACAGGAAAAAGAGCCGGACGGCGAACGCTGGCATGACTGGTCAGATCCTTACCGCAACTGGCGTACCCGTAAGGGATACACGCCCGGCAAAATCCTGACGCTGAACGGCGATCTGGCCCGCCGCCTGACCACGGATTATGGCGATACCTGGGCGCTGATTGGATCAAATGAACCTTATGCGGCCATTCATCAGTGGGGTGGCCTGCCCGGTATGCCACCGGGACCAGCAGCCATTGGTGCGCGTCCGTATATGGGCTTTGATCAGGTGGCAGAACAGGAGATCATGGACGAAATCAGAAAACGCTTTAAAAAGGCCACAGAAACGCCGTAA
- a CDS encoding DUF2730 family protein yields MWVSIVKDYVVPILSATATAGGIFMALMRKTFVPREAFEKLSDRVERVENRISGLPTQQEVNRLNIEITTLRGELKATNATLKSVSHQNELLLEQAVRKKHNE; encoded by the coding sequence ATGTGGGTCAGCATCGTTAAAGATTATGTCGTGCCGATCCTGTCGGCAACGGCCACGGCCGGGGGGATTTTTATGGCGCTGATGCGCAAAACCTTTGTCCCCCGCGAGGCCTTTGAAAAACTTTCCGACCGGGTTGAGCGGGTGGAGAACCGTATTTCCGGCCTGCCCACGCAGCAGGAGGTGAACAGACTCAATATCGAAATCACCACCCTGCGCGGTGAGCTTAAGGCCACCAATGCCACCCTGAAATCCGTCTCCCATCAGAACGAACTGCTGCTGGAGCAGGCTGTAAGGAAAAAACACAATGAGTGA
- a CDS encoding phage protein Gp27 family protein: protein MDKPTRGRVRKVDLLPDSIRKPLLEMLREKRLTQVQIREEINRLIREAGLPEEQQLSPAAISREASRNELIARNLRDLREQTKAMMAELGDKPTGETTALILEMSRALMYRRLRAATESLNSDSDVDMRLIKDILLSAQRAESAAERSIKREKEIRAAFAEEMANAVTDELRGVDGMSEQLESRIKGILLGKA, encoded by the coding sequence ATGGATAAGCCAACGCGTGGCCGTGTACGCAAGGTGGATTTGCTCCCCGACAGCATCCGTAAGCCGCTGCTGGAAATGCTGCGTGAAAAACGTCTGACGCAGGTCCAGATCCGCGAGGAAATCAACCGTCTGATCCGTGAGGCAGGCCTGCCGGAAGAGCAGCAGCTTTCACCGGCGGCCATCAGCCGGGAAGCCTCCCGTAATGAACTGATTGCCCGTAACCTGCGTGATTTGCGCGAGCAGACAAAAGCCATGATGGCCGAACTGGGGGACAAACCGACCGGTGAAACCACGGCACTGATTCTGGAGATGTCCCGCGCCCTGATGTACCGCCGTCTGCGTGCTGCCACCGAATCCCTGAACAGCGACAGCGATGTGGATATGCGCCTCATCAAGGACATCCTCCTGTCGGCACAGCGTGCGGAAAGTGCCGCCGAGCGCAGCATTAAGCGTGAAAAAGAAATCCGGGCCGCATTTGCTGAAGAGATGGCGAACGCGGTCACCGATGAGCTGCGCGGCGTGGACGGGATGAGTGAACAGCTTGAGTCCCGTATTAAGGGGATTCTGTTGGGTAAAGCCTGA